The Miscanthus floridulus cultivar M001 chromosome 6, ASM1932011v1, whole genome shotgun sequence genomic interval ACTCGTGCTGCAGTACCACGACCTCACCGTACTGACAATAAAAAAGCGGATGGATAAAAAACCAAAATGTATGGTGGCGTCAAGGTCAAGCTGTGATACGATGGTCTTCGTCTCCGATAGCGACAGGCCATCGTCGTTCACAGCTTTTGCAGGCTGCTTCTGCTGTTTGTTTCAGAAGTGTTGCAGGCGTACAGTCACATGCATTCAAGTCGATCCCTGGCGTGCCGTGATGGATGACGTGGCACTGCCGCGTTAAGATTGGTGGCGCGGCAaaccctgccacgtcagcggtcaggaATTTTGGTCGTCGCCATGTTAGCtcgctgccgcgccaccatgcatggcgcggcataggcatttggctgcggcataggcatttggctacgccagggcaataggcgcgatcaaaagtgttagttttaaaaaataaaaaccgacagtgttagatttagaattagtttacaaaaagtgttaaaattaaaaaaatattcgAAAGGGATGGGGCTAATTAAAAAACCAAAGCTAGTGCTAATTTCTTCTCTTCATTCCCATAGTGCAGTCTCTCTTTCTTCCATTAAAAAACGAAGATAGCACCGGTGCAACTACATTCACCGCTCCCCTCTTTTCCCACACTGACATTGGTAGTTGCAGTGTGCTGAGTGGTgcttcatctttctctttctaTTTTAGGCACCACTCTGACATTGGTAGTTGCTGTGGAAGGCCTAAGTCCCTCCATATGACTGTTCGTAGGCTCGCAGCTTGAGCATTGTACGTGTGTGAATGGAAGCAGAATGAATGGACGGGAAGCTTCCTAAGACCGTTCCACAGTGCGGGAGTGAGGCCAGAAAATTTGTGGAGCCAGCTATAGCAAATTAAGCACCAGTCAAGTAAGCTGCAATAGGTAAGGTAGGTGGAACCGATGCTACGTATTTAAGTGGGACCCACAGCTTTAATCAAATATCATCGTCTTCCCCACCATCCGTTTCAGTTGTGCTTTAGAAAATTCCCCAGTCCTCCCGTTCCTCCTGAAGTGGATGAACTTCTACAGTCTATTTATAATTTTTAAGAAGTTGGAACCGGCGTAAGAACTTTCACCGCTCTCTCTTTTTCTGGCGTCGCTTAAAGTTGGCAGCACCTCTCACAGTGTTAAGAGCGGTGCTCTACTTTTCTCTATTCTTTCTAGGCAGCACTTAAGCAACACATTGTGGAGGGTCTGACGAGTCCTTCCACGTGGACAAGGTCTCGTGGCTTTTGTTTTTTTGAACTAGTTGATTTTTTATATCATTTATTTCATTGCTCCCAGGCTGGTAAACGGCTGGTACTCCTATATTGTGCACATTAAATCTCATGCCCCCTATACAAACAATTAGTTTAGTTTTTTTTAACTAGACCATTACAATTTTCGAAGTTTGGACATACGCCATTACAATTCACCTATTTCGAGAACTACCATTATAATTTCTTCTCTACCTCATCTGTGCCATTTTCTACGTCTCCTGCCTATGTGGGCCCATTGTCAGGTATGTACGTGTAAATGAAAGCGTATACACGTTATGTCGTAGCCTCTTCTCGTAGAGGTGCCCGTGCTCCTTCGTCGGTTCCGGCCCCTGTTGCAGCAGCGGCACCGAACTCCCAGGTCCCAGAGGAAGAAGATGGGGTCGCCGGTCTCGGGGAAGATAAGACCAGCGAGAGGGGGTCTCCTCGCCTGTGACGGGGCTCCACAGCAGCGTCGGGCTCGGCTCCGGCCGTGGCGCGGGCGAGGGGACGGGGACGCCGCCAGGCGAGCTTGGCTTCGTCCATGGCGCGGGCGAGCTTGGTCCCGAAGAGGGCGGCCACAGCCACAGCAAAGGTGGGCTCCAGCCATGGCGCGGCGAGGGGACGGGGGCGCCGCCGGGCGAGCTCGGTCCCGAAGAGGGCGGCCACGGCCATGGCAAGGGTGGGCTTCAGCCATGGCACGGGTGAGGGTACGGGGACGCCGCCGGGTGAGCttggctccggccatggcgcgggcGAGCTCTGTCCCTCCGTGGGCGAGCTTGGCCTCGGCGGCGGCTCGGGCGGCCCTGACGGCAGCGGAGGAATCCTCGCTCCATGGCGGCGGCTCTGGCATAGGAACGCTCGCCATGGTGGCCTTCGCGCGAGCCGCACCATCCAGGAAACGACAGGCGTTCTAGATGGTGGCTTTCTGGATGGTGGTGTTAACAGGGAACGTAGGAAGCGGTCGACGATGTGTGGACGAGCCGGGATGGGTTGGCTATGGCTGACGAGAGGCGCGCGACGCAGCGGACGAAGCTGCCATGGGCGAGCGTGGCCGCTCCGCCTCGTGCGTAGGCAGCTGCGCTGCGGGCGAGTGCTCTTCTCCGCGGGTATCATCTTCCCTGAGACTGGCAACCCCGTCTTCTTCCTCTAAGTCCAACGCCGCCGCTAGCCGGAGGAGACGGACGAGCGCGGGCACGTCTAATGGAGGAGCACAGTACTTAACGTCCATATGCTTTCCTGTACGCATACGTCCCTGACAAATGGGTCCATGTACACAAGAGGCATAGAAAATGGCATGGACGAGGGATAGATGAAATTATAATGGCAGCTCTCCAAATAGGCGAATTGTAATAGCGTATCTCCAAACTTGAAAAATTGTAATGGCCTGGTTCAAAAAACCCTTTAGTTTAGGACAACGAGCTTTTATTTCAAGACTACCAGCCTAGTGAAAAGACAGACAAATGTTGTGCGGTAGGATACAATTCCATATCTAAATGGACGTCACAAaagcgaagaagaagaagaagagccaaAAAAAACCGATGTCATAGTTTGTATACAAACCTGACGACTTGCTAACTTTTTAAGATAAAATTTACAGGAAAATCTGAAGCCTTGCTCATTTTTGCAAATAAAATTTACAGGCAAACAAAGCGAGAATTTCGAACCTCCAGGTGATTTTTGACAAAGAAAAATTGACAAAAAAACACATAAAATTTACAGGGAAACATAAAAACTACCAGGAACACCGGTGAACATAGATCTAGCAGAACAGAACGAGACTAGAATACTAACAGTAACTGAAGATGCATGCTAAAAGCGATAATTTGACGAGATTAAAGCCCTCTTTGGTTGGGCTTCCCAACCTGTTTTTGCTTTCTCAAAAAGCCGTCAGTGGAGGTGGGCAACTTCGAAAAATTACCTACTTGGTTATGCAGGATACCGACTCGTTTTTCTTCGTTCTTTTCTCCTTCGCGACACCAGAAACGCTGCATCACATGACTCTCTGCATCTGCGGCTAGGGTTTTCCCGACATACCGACACCCCGCTGGTCCTGACTTGCCGGTGTCACCTCGTGGCTACCTGCGGCCCCGCTGGCGCTGACCCGAGGACGGCCGCAACAGCAATCCCCAAGCCGGCCTCCCACTGGCAGCTCGCCTCCGAGGCCGGCTGCCCGTGGGATCCAGGCCAGTATATCATTGGGTGCGGCCGCTGTCGCCGCCGTGAGAGTCGCCCAGGGGGCTAAGAACAGGGGCAAGCTAATCGCCGTAAGCTTCCTCTACCTGCATCATCAAAAACCTATCTCTATCCTATCATCATGCGGATGTGTGGTGTGACGAAATGGTTGTCTCATTCACTTGTTCTTCGTCTGTGGCTTCCAGCTATCTTGGCAAGCTTCACCAAACAACACCTGCCATCGTTCATGTACGAGTCCCTCAAGAACGAGCTAAAAGCATGGCCTTCGAGCCTTGACCATGAGCACACAAGTCTGGGCTGTCCATGCACTCTCCTCTGCTTGTAGCATGTTCGAGAAGCCCAGCACTTGCTGTAGACATCGTGCTTTGCTTACCCATTGCCCTCCGGTATACAAGGCTGGGCATGGGCTCCCATAGAGAAGGGGTCGAACATCGAGCCTTTGATCGGATCCCTGTCCAAGTGATCAAACCGTAGACAGTAGTATAGCGCTTCCCCAATATCTCTCTCTGTTGTAAGAACTTGATTGAGCATTCCTAACACGAAAAACACCACTGCTAGACGTAGGGTTTAGACgaccaaactaggataaaccccTTATGTTTTGAGTGCTTAAGCCACAGGAGACTCACGCATAGACCCATGTCAAACAACAAGATTGTTGTCGCGGAATCGAACCCTCACTCAAAAAGAGTAGACGGGAGGTTAGAGACACCGAAGTGTTAGCGGGCGGCTATAGATGAGCACACCACTTACCGGCCGGAGAGATCGGCGACGCGTCCAGACAAGCTAGGTCTACGTTATAGAGACTAGTGGATTGGCAGTGCGTCATGATGGCAGAGTTGAAGCCTCCCTTACAAGTGACTCAACTGTGTAGATCTGGAATGAAATCACAGATGCGGCTCCCCTTACCACAGAGTTTGTGAGGTCTCTCCTTACAGCAGACATGTTTTAAAAAAGCGAGTATGAGAGTACTTTCAAGATATCAGAGACGCGGGGCATCGAGCACGTGTCTGTGATATCAATCACAAGTACGGCTGAGTCTTTACAATAGGTGTATATGATATTATAACTTTTCACAGATGCGCTTTCTCCAAACGCATCTCTGATAACTCAGCCTGTTATTGGAGACATAGGTTGTATAACACGCATCTGTGATATTATATCTAACTACAGATGTGAGACGCGGGGCATCGAGCACGTGTCTGTGATATCAATCACAAGTACGGCTGAGTCTTTACAATAGGTGTATATGATATTATAACTTTTCACAGATGCGCTTTCTCCAAACGCATCTCTGATAACTCAGCTTGTTATTGGAGACATAGGTTGTATAACACGCGTCTGTGATATTATATCTAACTACAGATGTGCTTTTCTCAAAACATGTCTGTGTACAAGAAATGAGACATCTTTTGACATTTGATATATGTCATAATACCTTAAAATGTCATATGTCTCCATTTTGACACCAAGTTGACGCAAAAATCAAATCTAATAACTCAACATGTTATCAGAGACATGTGCAGTAAATGCGTGTCTGTAGTAACGTGTCATCACAGACGTGTCTAGTTCCCTGCTGATCCTTTGGCTACGGTTGATAGAATACTCGAGACGTGTGGTAAATAGATGCGTCTGTGATTTGTTATTACATACGCGTTCCAATTTCGTGTCTGTGGTATGGGTGTCTTCTTTTTGCAGTTTTGACAAAGTGGTTTGTGTACTTATATTGAACCAATATCTATGTGTTGTGTGGTTGATGTATCAACCTACTGATGGATGTTTATGCACCGATAAGGGGCATTATATACCACTAAATATATATGGTTCCCACATGGATGATTTGCATTGTCCCTAATAGTACATATAGCCTCAAACCACTAGttggtaaagtttttttttctcaaatacatAACAGAACTGTGTATCATtatattgcattaagaagaaaaaaagagactacaaaacacacacaaaaaacaCCAACCACGCTGCCACTCAAAAAGAGTcagcaattttttttttcaaattcaatCAGTCGTAGTCGGTATAAACTTATAGTGACAGTATACTTTCACCAATTTATAATTATGATCGGGAAAGATATATACTAACTGATGATTAGTCACTATAGTCTATAGTGGCTTTTACCGACGCCGTGGGGTTGTCGATTTTGGGCCGTGGTATAGTGATGACGATGAGTTCATAATTTGGCGTCGTTCGGTTAAAAAAAAGTGAACACTGCCCAATTCAATTTCAATCTTGACTCCATAGACAATTGCGTACATGCACACAACAAAGAATCCCCCTGTCACATACAGCTGATGGCAGTAGGTTCCCTAAAACTATGTATAGAATTATACTCTATCATCACATACAGTATGCACGCTTGAGTATGAATACATTTCTGATGCCAATCCCACACTCAACGAACCAATGATTTGCACCCAAAGATGGAATTCACATGATCTGGGGAACGAAGATTAATCCTCCGGCAGGTTATTTAATGCATGGACCATGACCTGCATCACTCTGAGCTGCATCTGGAGGCGCAGGATGTACCCGGCGGCGTGCAGGAGGAGCTCGTCCAGCCGGTCCCCACCAGACTCCCGGCCGTCGTCTCCGCACAGTGGCACGAGCCTCCTCAGCGCTTCCATCTTCCTCCTGATCGCCATCACGCGCTTCCTCGACGCTGCCGCCCTTGGGCGTTTGCCGCCGGCAGCCTTCTTTCTTATCTTTCTCGCCTTCATGAGCGACGCCAACGGCCTTGTCAATTTCAGGCGCCTTGTGGCCGCCGGTGCAGCAGTGCCGGCAACGGCATCGCAGCAACTCTGAGCAGCCATCTGGCCGGCGGCAACGAGGAAGCTAACTTCAGCTTTCCAGGTAGAGACGAGTATGTAGGAGGTAGCGCAGTGGACAATTAATGTCAGAAGAAGGTAACAGCGCGAGATTAAGGGAGCAAGGTCTGATGCTTATATAGATTAGATGCCATGTGCGTGCGTAGTTGGGGGGTACTGGCGGCACAGGTAATCTAAATAAAGCAGATCAAATAGGAAAACAAGTATTAGCATGCATACATATCTGTTTATTGTTAAGTCGTGTGGATATGGTGAACAGCTAGCAGCAGGGCGGAAACAGGGGAGCAGCACGCTGATGCGCGTACGTAAAGAGATCCAGGTCACGTTGGGTAGCATCCTGCGATATCTCAAGAGCACGAGAGGTGTTTGCTTGAGCGCCCAGGAAGCCGCAAGGTCCGGGCATATGCCGCATGTTCTCCTAACTCGAGGCCACATGTAGCCACATGCCCGCGCGCGCGCTGACGGCTCATTTCACGCAACATGCAGCGCGCAGCCTCCCGGCCAGCCGGCCCCGGCGACCACACGCCACTCGTCGGCCACTCGATCCGGCTGCCCGATCGAGCTGCCGAGCATATGCGTGCGCGCGTGCCCGCACCCTCTTTTCCTCGTCGAAACGCGCTGTCGGATTCGCGCCCCCGCGCATATGCAGAGTGCCAGTGCACTGCAGCCACCGCCCGGCCGGCACATGATCGGATCCACACCCACTGGCTAGCTAGCGAGGCATATGCGTTTGCTGACATGCATCCATGCCAATCGATCGCCGGCTTAATTGAGT includes:
- the LOC136458228 gene encoding transcription factor UPBEAT1-like; translated protein: MAAQSCCDAVAGTAAPAATRRLKLTRPLASLMKARKIRKKAAGGKRPRAAASRKRVMAIRRKMEALRRLVPLCGDDGRESGGDRLDELLLHAAGYILRLQMQLRVMQVMVHALNNLPED